One genomic window of Spirochaetota bacterium includes the following:
- the moaC gene encoding cyclic pyranopterin monophosphate synthase MoaC: protein MSEFSHYTDGKPVMVDVGGKEVTTRVARAAGCVFMQKETIEKIQKNLIPKGNPFDVARVAGILAAKKTHELIPMCHPLMITHVDIAIVCDNSNSRVSIEATVRCDGKTGVEMEALTAVSVACLTIYDMCKAVDKQMVIGDIRLVEKHGGKSDYVGK from the coding sequence GTGTCTGAATTTTCCCACTATACAGATGGAAAACCGGTAATGGTTGATGTTGGGGGCAAGGAGGTTACGACTCGCGTTGCCCGCGCAGCCGGTTGCGTGTTCATGCAAAAAGAAACCATTGAAAAAATCCAGAAAAACCTTATTCCCAAAGGCAATCCTTTTGATGTGGCCAGAGTAGCAGGTATACTGGCCGCAAAAAAGACCCATGAACTTATCCCCATGTGTCATCCACTTATGATAACCCATGTGGATATTGCCATAGTATGTGATAACAGTAATTCACGGGTCAGTATAGAAGCAACGGTACGATGTGATGGCAAAACCGGTGTGGAGATGGAAGCCTTAACTGCAGTCAGTGTTGCGTGCCTCACTATCTATGACATGTGTAAAGCTGTGGATAAACAGATGGTTATTGGCGATATACGGCTTGTTGAAAAGCATGGCGGTAAAAGCGATTATGTAGGCAAATAA
- the groES gene encoding co-chaperone GroES, with product MGIKPLGDRVLIEVMEEELPKQGSLYIPDTAKEKPQQGKVLAVGKGRYEDGKWIPLDVKVGDTVLFGKYAGTEVKYGGKEYLIVRENDILAIFE from the coding sequence GTGGGAATAAAACCATTAGGAGATCGAGTTCTGATTGAAGTGATGGAAGAAGAACTTCCAAAGCAGGGAAGCCTTTACATCCCCGATACGGCAAAAGAAAAACCTCAGCAAGGTAAGGTACTTGCTGTTGGTAAGGGCCGCTATGAGGATGGCAAATGGATTCCATTAGATGTTAAGGTTGGTGATACTGTACTGTTTGGCAAATATGCCGGAACAGAAGTTAAGTATGGTGGCAAGGAGTACTTGATTGTTCGCGAAAATGATATTCTGGCTATTTTTGAGTAA
- the groL gene encoding chaperonin GroEL (60 kDa chaperone family; promotes refolding of misfolded polypeptides especially under stressful conditions; forms two stacked rings of heptamers to form a barrel-shaped 14mer; ends can be capped by GroES; misfolded proteins enter the barrel where they are refolded when GroES binds) has translation MAKILQYNDEARRSIYQGVIKLSDAVKVTLGPRGRNVVIDKKFGSPTITKDGVTVAKEIELEDPFENMGAQLVKEVATKTNDVAGDGTTTATILAAAIYHESLKNVTAGANPMSLKRGIDKAVEAAVKFIGDTAREIKDKKEIAQVAAISANNDMEIGELIAEAMDKVGKDGVITVEEAKSIETHLEVVEGMQFDRGYISPYMVTDPENMEAVLEDAFILINEKKISTMKDLLPILEKVAQAGRPLLIIAEDVEGEALATIVVNTLRKVIQCVAVKAPGFGDRRKAMLEDIAILTKGQVISEDLGLKLENATLDMLGRAKKVIVDKENTTIIEGAGSQADVQARIKVIKKQIEETTSDYDREKLQERLAKLAGGVAVINVGAATEVELKEKKARVEDALSATRAAVEEGIVPGGGLTLLYAQKAVAELEKKLEGDEKIGARIVAKAMEEPMKMIAFNAGVEGSVIVEKAKQEKQGVGFNAATMEWEDLMKAGIIDPAKVVRSALQNAASVAGMLATTEVLITEKKEEEKAAMPGGMPPGGMY, from the coding sequence ATGGCAAAGATTTTACAGTATAATGATGAAGCACGGCGATCAATCTATCAGGGTGTGATTAAGTTATCAGATGCAGTGAAGGTAACACTTGGTCCCCGTGGTAGAAATGTTGTTATAGACAAGAAGTTTGGCTCGCCAACTATTACTAAAGACGGTGTTACAGTAGCAAAAGAAATTGAGCTTGAAGACCCATTTGAAAATATGGGTGCTCAGCTTGTTAAGGAAGTTGCCACCAAGACCAATGATGTTGCCGGTGATGGAACAACCACTGCAACCATTTTAGCTGCTGCTATCTATCATGAATCATTAAAGAATGTAACTGCTGGCGCAAATCCAATGAGCCTCAAACGTGGCATTGACAAAGCAGTTGAAGCAGCAGTAAAGTTTATTGGTGATACAGCACGTGAAATAAAAGACAAAAAAGAGATAGCTCAGGTAGCAGCTATTTCGGCTAACAATGATATGGAAATTGGGGAACTGATTGCTGAGGCAATGGATAAGGTTGGCAAAGACGGTGTTATCACGGTTGAAGAAGCCAAGTCCATTGAAACTCACCTGGAAGTTGTTGAAGGTATGCAGTTTGACCGCGGTTACATTTCTCCCTACATGGTAACCGATCCAGAAAATATGGAAGCAGTACTTGAGGATGCATTTATCCTCATCAACGAAAAGAAAATCTCAACCATGAAAGACCTGCTTCCAATCCTTGAGAAAGTTGCTCAGGCAGGAAGACCATTGCTCATCATTGCAGAAGATGTTGAAGGCGAAGCACTGGCTACAATCGTTGTTAACACATTACGGAAGGTTATCCAGTGTGTTGCAGTGAAAGCCCCAGGTTTTGGCGATAGAAGAAAAGCAATGCTTGAAGACATTGCCATCTTAACCAAGGGTCAGGTGATCTCAGAAGATCTTGGGCTCAAGCTTGAAAATGCAACACTTGACATGCTTGGTCGTGCAAAAAAGGTTATTGTTGACAAAGAAAATACCACAATAATTGAAGGTGCTGGCAGCCAGGCTGATGTGCAGGCACGTATCAAAGTTATCAAGAAGCAAATTGAAGAAACCACATCAGACTATGACCGTGAAAAATTACAGGAGCGATTGGCTAAATTGGCTGGCGGTGTTGCAGTTATCAATGTTGGTGCAGCAACCGAAGTTGAATTGAAAGAAAAGAAAGCCCGCGTTGAGGATGCATTGTCAGCAACTCGTGCAGCTGTTGAAGAAGGTATAGTGCCTGGTGGTGGTTTGACATTGCTGTATGCTCAGAAAGCCGTTGCTGAATTAGAAAAGAAACTGGAAGGCGATGAAAAGATAGGTGCACGAATTGTTGCAAAAGCTATGGAAGAGCCCATGAAGATGATTGCATTCAATGCCGGTGTGGAAGGATCGGTTATTGTTGAAAAGGCAAAACAGGAAAAACAGGGTGTTGGATTCAATGCTGCAACAATGGAATGGGAAGACCTTATGAAAGCCGGTATTATTGACCCGGCAAAGGTTGTGCGTTCAGCATTACAGAATGCAGCATCGGTAGCTGGCATGCTGGCAACAACTGAAGTGCTTATCACCGAAAAGAAGGAAGAAGAAAAAGCAGCAATGCCAGGTGGCATGCCACCCGGAGGAATGTACTAA
- a CDS encoding glycosyltransferase family 2 protein, translated as MKARRSNNPYLSIILPVYNEEENIVPQYQHIVEAMKKTSYTYEIIFVDDGSTDNSFKLLESIAKKDKRVHVVQFRRNFGQTAAMAAGIDYSKGDIIIFMDSDLQNDASDIPLLVEKIEEGYDVVSGWRKNRQDKLLSRKIPSRIANWLIAKVTGVYLHDLGCSLKAYRGEIIRQVNLYGEMHRFIPVHASWIGATIVEVPVHHHPRKFGKSKYGIKRTFKVLIDLATVKFMGSYSTKPNYIFGGIGLILLFISFLSGITVIGMKLFLHHSMIRNPLLLLTVMLIILGIMFILLGILAEIMIRIYHESQKLPPYRVKRYL; from the coding sequence ATGAAAGCGCGCCGTTCAAATAATCCATATCTTTCTATTATATTGCCTGTTTACAATGAAGAAGAAAATATTGTTCCACAGTATCAGCATATTGTTGAAGCTATGAAAAAAACATCATACACCTATGAGATAATTTTTGTTGATGATGGCAGCACTGATAATTCCTTCAAGCTTCTTGAATCCATTGCCAAAAAAGACAAACGTGTGCATGTGGTACAGTTCAGGCGAAATTTTGGCCAGACAGCAGCCATGGCAGCAGGTATTGATTATTCAAAAGGTGATATTATCATCTTTATGGATTCTGATTTGCAGAATGATGCCAGTGACATTCCCTTACTGGTAGAGAAGATTGAAGAAGGCTATGATGTGGTCAGCGGCTGGCGCAAAAACCGTCAGGACAAACTTTTATCACGGAAAATCCCTTCACGTATTGCCAACTGGCTTATAGCAAAAGTAACCGGGGTGTATCTGCATGATTTAGGATGTTCACTCAAAGCATACCGTGGTGAGATAATACGGCAGGTCAATTTGTATGGTGAGATGCATCGGTTTATTCCGGTTCATGCATCATGGATTGGCGCAACTATTGTTGAGGTGCCCGTACATCACCATCCACGTAAATTTGGAAAATCAAAATATGGCATAAAGCGTACGTTTAAGGTATTAATAGACCTGGCCACTGTTAAGTTCATGGGTTCATATTCCACCAAACCTAACTATATATTTGGTGGTATTGGTTTGATACTGCTTTTTATAAGTTTCTTAAGCGGGATAACCGTCATTGGTATGAAATTATTTTTACATCATTCTATGATACGCAATCCCTTATTACTCTTAACGGTTATGCTCATTATACTGGGAATAATGTTTATATTGCTGGGTATATTAGCAGAAATTATGATTAGAATTTATCATGAATCACAGAAATTGCCACCATACCGGGTAAAACGATACTTATAA
- a CDS encoding 2-hydroxyacyl-CoA dehydratase family protein, with the protein MDKSTVIETIQHELDNLFAHIVELKQSGKKIIFTQCDIVPYEVFAAHGFVVSKLPRWVMTALRDPQSLMYKKAEEYCCLANALIVPQYCNIIPHEVLQQLTVHAILQYEGFAEDAVINLHTILYSLLQSLGVEQEYPNDDSLQQAVLMYEEIRKIMRALTTMYAGAFTLSQLQLLCDAAFSLMPTRSLELLQQLYHAVESSTHSNNEQAPKTLVYSDFGNWDMCDAFGGYDIVIVEDDSCNGRRQFDISCHSSSQNLYYELLYAYSFKSWCPGMRTVHERCELIYKALPNYDIKLVIFIQSFLKSRNEHLQYLYEQCLLQGTDAVIIEADAIVKQFTQYITALKARHHFDITVDL; encoded by the coding sequence ATGGATAAGTCAACCGTGATTGAAACAATACAACATGAGCTTGATAACCTTTTTGCCCATATTGTGGAATTAAAGCAAAGTGGCAAAAAGATTATTTTTACCCAGTGCGACATTGTGCCATATGAAGTGTTTGCTGCACATGGATTTGTCGTGAGTAAATTACCACGATGGGTAATGACAGCATTACGTGATCCCCAAAGCTTGATGTATAAAAAGGCAGAGGAGTATTGCTGTCTTGCCAATGCGCTCATTGTGCCACAGTATTGTAATATTATACCCCATGAGGTGTTACAGCAATTGACTGTACATGCCATCTTGCAATATGAAGGCTTTGCTGAAGATGCAGTGATTAACCTTCACACAATACTGTATTCACTGTTGCAGTCTTTGGGAGTAGAGCAGGAATACCCCAATGATGACAGTCTTCAGCAGGCAGTTTTGATGTATGAGGAAATACGGAAAATAATGCGGGCGCTGACCACTATGTATGCAGGTGCATTCACCCTGAGTCAGTTACAGTTACTGTGTGATGCAGCATTTTCCCTTATGCCAACACGGAGCTTAGAGCTATTACAGCAGTTGTACCACGCTGTTGAGTCATCAACCCATAGTAACAATGAACAAGCCCCAAAAACCCTTGTGTACAGTGACTTTGGCAATTGGGATATGTGTGATGCATTTGGGGGCTATGACATTGTCATTGTGGAGGATGACAGTTGCAATGGAAGGCGGCAGTTTGACATTTCATGCCATTCTTCATCACAGAATTTGTACTATGAACTGTTGTATGCTTACTCATTCAAATCGTGGTGCCCTGGTATGCGCACGGTGCATGAACGCTGTGAGCTTATATACAAAGCGCTGCCCAACTATGATATAAAGCTTGTTATTTTTATACAGTCTTTTCTGAAGTCACGTAATGAGCACCTGCAATATCTGTATGAGCAGTGTTTACTGCAGGGTACGGATGCAGTAATAATTGAGGCAGATGCTATTGTAAAGCAGTTTACACAGTATATTACCGCTTTAAAAGCCAGACATCATTTTGATATAACTGTTGACCTGTGA
- a CDS encoding carboxy terminal-processing peptidase: protein MKKHIVLYLFVFILFFGCYKKSVVLNPNDIHYIISTFLNEHVLYHEFDDTISQRTLNNLLSAIDPGKYYFYKSDVDGFTKRYDTLIDDLAKKEDFAFLDDIFGTYKKRVDEVNHIIDGLLKQHYTFTEDETINLDSDKIPYAKDKNELKERWRKNIKLQLLNYQTSESLNEDQAKEKLKRKFYLNNKRIQEFDKAKQFSVFLNAFSMALDPHTNYLTQEEHEDFMISNNLKLEGIGVQLRSEDGYTIVDRIIPGGAADKLPKELQLQPNDRIVAVAQGNDEPVDVVDMELRDVVKMIRGKKGTLVKLTIIRINPDSKEQKRMIVPIVREEINLEDSAVKSEVFQSENGPAIGYIKIPSFYVDMSQQGFGEGRSSTADTLMQINSLMKKNVACIVVDLRGNPGGALSEALKLAGIFIDAGPVMQVYDSAGNIQPLDDPIPGVYYSGPLVVLIDKFSASASEIFAGAIRDYRRGLIIGTDATFGKGTVQSYKELYQKKGAIKITNAIFYQPSGTSNQLNGIKPDITVPDITTIWDIGENKLKYALQWKQIPPAAYTPYRNYLTADVIAHLKAKSDSRLQNDTQYAKLLLEIKDLKQKLQSKEINLKDESSIEQRKKDLESSIKKGKKDKLIDLENDIFLQEAFRITADYLKALH from the coding sequence ATGAAAAAACACATTGTACTGTATTTATTTGTTTTTATACTGTTTTTTGGCTGCTATAAAAAATCAGTTGTCCTTAACCCTAACGATATTCATTATATTATCAGCACCTTTTTAAACGAACACGTACTGTACCATGAATTTGATGATACCATCTCACAGCGTACATTGAATAACCTTCTTTCAGCCATTGACCCCGGGAAATATTACTTTTACAAAAGCGATGTTGATGGATTTACCAAACGGTATGATACCCTTATTGATGATTTAGCCAAAAAAGAAGATTTTGCGTTTCTTGATGATATTTTTGGAACCTATAAAAAGCGTGTTGATGAAGTAAATCATATTATTGATGGATTACTCAAGCAGCACTACACTTTCACCGAAGATGAAACCATCAACTTAGATAGCGATAAAATACCCTATGCAAAGGACAAAAATGAACTCAAAGAACGCTGGCGCAAAAATATCAAGCTACAACTCTTAAACTATCAAACTTCAGAGAGCTTAAACGAAGACCAGGCAAAAGAAAAATTAAAACGCAAGTTTTACCTTAACAACAAGCGTATTCAGGAATTTGATAAGGCAAAGCAGTTTTCAGTTTTCCTTAATGCATTTTCCATGGCACTTGACCCTCACACCAACTATCTGACACAGGAAGAACATGAAGATTTCATGATTTCCAATAATCTAAAACTTGAAGGCATTGGTGTTCAACTGCGCTCAGAAGATGGCTATACCATTGTTGACCGCATTATTCCGGGCGGAGCGGCTGACAAACTTCCAAAAGAGCTACAATTGCAACCCAATGACCGCATTGTTGCTGTTGCACAGGGCAATGATGAACCTGTTGATGTTGTGGACATGGAACTGCGTGATGTGGTTAAGATGATTCGTGGCAAAAAAGGCACTCTAGTCAAGCTTACCATTATACGGATCAATCCTGACAGCAAAGAACAAAAACGAATGATTGTGCCCATTGTGCGTGAGGAAATTAACTTAGAAGACAGCGCTGTAAAATCAGAAGTGTTTCAATCTGAGAATGGGCCTGCTATTGGCTATATAAAAATACCTTCATTCTATGTAGATATGTCGCAGCAAGGATTTGGAGAAGGCAGAAGCTCAACCGCTGATACCCTCATGCAGATTAACAGCCTGATGAAGAAAAATGTTGCATGTATAGTGGTTGACCTGCGAGGCAATCCTGGCGGTGCATTGAGCGAGGCATTAAAATTAGCCGGCATTTTTATTGACGCTGGTCCGGTTATGCAGGTGTACGATAGCGCCGGGAATATTCAGCCATTAGATGATCCAATCCCGGGAGTATACTACAGTGGGCCACTTGTTGTGCTCATTGATAAATTCAGTGCCAGTGCATCAGAAATATTTGCAGGAGCCATTCGTGATTACCGGCGGGGACTCATCATTGGCACGGATGCAACCTTTGGTAAAGGAACCGTGCAATCATATAAGGAACTGTACCAAAAAAAAGGTGCCATCAAGATTACCAATGCCATCTTTTACCAGCCCTCCGGCACATCAAATCAGCTTAATGGGATAAAACCCGATATCACCGTCCCTGATATCACAACAATATGGGACATTGGTGAAAACAAACTTAAATATGCATTGCAGTGGAAACAGATTCCCCCTGCTGCTTACACACCATATCGAAATTACCTTACTGCTGATGTGATAGCGCATCTGAAAGCTAAATCTGATAGTCGGTTGCAGAATGATACACAGTATGCAAAACTTTTACTGGAAATCAAAGATTTAAAGCAAAAACTGCAGTCAAAGGAAATCAATCTGAAAGATGAAAGTAGCATTGAACAGCGCAAAAAGGATCTGGAAAGCTCTATTAAAAAAGGGAAAAAAGATAAGCTTATTGACCTGGAAAATGATATATTTTTGCAGGAAGCATTTCGTATCACCGCTGATTACCTGAAAGCATTGCATTAA